GGTCAGCGACCCGGCCGGCACCCTCGCACGCACCCGCTGGCTGTTGGCGGCGACCGCTACCCTGGGCCTGCCGACGGTGTTTTCCGAACAGTATCCCAAGGGCCTGGGGCCGACCGTGGCGCAGCTCAAGGAGGCTTCGCCCGGCGCTGCGGTGGTCGAGAAACTGCACTTTTCCTGCGTGGCTGCCGAGTGCCTGCCGGCAGCGCTGCTGGCCCGCGAGCAGGTGATCGTCTGCGGCATGGAAACCCATATCTGCGTCTTGCAAAGCGTGCTCGGCCTGCTTGAGCTGGGTAAGCAGGTGTTCGTGGTCGAGGATGCCTGCGACTGTCGCGGTGCCCACAACCGTGACGCCGGCATTGCCCGCATGCGCGCCGCCGGGGCGCAGATCGTCACCCGCGAGATGGTGGTGTTCGAATTGATGGGCAGTTCGGCCCATGAACAGTTTCGCCACATCAGCAAGACCTACATGGTGGGCGAACAGCCGTGAGCGCTACACCTTCGATGCTGTATGTGGTGATGCTCGGCGGCAAGCACCCGCGGGCCAGGATCGAGGTGCACGATGTGGCCTTTGTCGTCGGGCCGTCGCTGGCGGCCTGTTACCCGCAGTTGCGCGAGCAGTGGTTCGGCAGCGCCAAGGGCCTGCATATCGACTCCTGGCTTGAGGTCGACGGGGTAGAGGGCTTCAAGCTGGGCTGGTCGGACCTGCAACCGGCGCCGGGCGAGCCGCGCCTGTACTTCATCAACCTTGGCGGTTACGAGCCGGGCTGCTTTGGCGAGGCGCATCGCTACCTGCTGGTGGTCGCCAGCAACAAAGAGCAAGCCAAGGCCAAGGGCAAGCAGCAGATGGCCCGGCACTGGAGCAAACCGCACACTGACGCGCTGCTGGATGTCGACGACTGCGTGGCGGTCGACCAGGTCGGCGGGCGCTATGTGACGCTGCAGCCGGGGCCGCACGCAGCCTTGGCCCAGTACAGCGACTACCTCATCCTGTCCTGAGCCGCAGGTGGTGGTGTTGCGCGCTGCTGTGCATTACAGTGCGCGCCACTTCATTACTTACAGGATGTTCAGATGAAACCGCGTGCATTGCTGACTATCGGCTCGACCCTGGCCCTGGCCTGCCTGCCCTTGTTTGCCCAGGCCCAGGCCACCGTTGCCCAGGTCTTCAATGGTGAAATGCTCGGCACCAACCTCAAGTACTTCGAGTCGGTCGCAGGCATTGCCCGCACCAGCTTCGGTGACAAGCACACCTATAAGGTACAGGGCTGCGAAATTACTGCCGACGCCGCCGGCGGCAGCATCAACGACCTGCGCCTGGAGCTGTCGCCGACCTGCAAGGCCGACCTCAGCTCGTTCATCGGCACCTTCGCGCCAGCGGCCAACCAGCCGCTGACCATCGCCGCCCTGCATGAATCCACCGGTGGCCCGCTGGAGTTCTACGCCGACTGCCTGGAGATGTGTGGCAACGCCGCCGACCCGTCGGTGTATGCCTTGTGGGAAGGGCCGCATGCGGTGGGCTTCACCCAGGTCCTGGC
This portion of the Pseudomonas sp. SORT22 genome encodes:
- a CDS encoding DUF1543 domain-containing protein yields the protein MLYVVMLGGKHPRARIEVHDVAFVVGPSLAACYPQLREQWFGSAKGLHIDSWLEVDGVEGFKLGWSDLQPAPGEPRLYFINLGGYEPGCFGEAHRYLLVVASNKEQAKAKGKQQMARHWSKPHTDALLDVDDCVAVDQVGGRYVTLQPGPHAALAQYSDYLILS
- a CDS encoding hydrolase — its product is MLIKPNQASLLVIDVQEKLIGAVSDPAGTLARTRWLLAATATLGLPTVFSEQYPKGLGPTVAQLKEASPGAAVVEKLHFSCVAAECLPAALLAREQVIVCGMETHICVLQSVLGLLELGKQVFVVEDACDCRGAHNRDAGIARMRAAGAQIVTREMVVFELMGSSAHEQFRHISKTYMVGEQP